From Sulfurovum zhangzhouensis, one genomic window encodes:
- a CDS encoding pilus (MSHA type) biogenesis protein MshL, giving the protein MRKIEKVRTKLFLIAAFIFGFGMNNALAEEGCSSKLFSVTIDSQLTISDVVENLADTCGLTVIVNDDAAKMRMNKKLYYVKLKNSTLKGFLNTILKDNDLHYSLVGNKLKISYLITKTFRIHYISGQRKGISTANVTIANPQSTAAAGTGGTSQGSTSGGSNDSRTGISIESNDEFMFWQNVEKEVQRILIGASDGSTHYTKDGDTWVGPDGKVWEYNPVAPIVNPDAGMITVTGTQKQIDRVSRYVKTLSDQLKSQVLIDVRILSVTFDDSTTSGVDWSQLFTLQNVTVNRLLFNQNNISSIEYDVTDGITDFSYADGVTPQNANALILTGKTDVSEVVKFLGTQGDVKAISSPRVMTLNNQPALISVGQEIFYKIKSSSTASSGGGAVAAEGEIVDSVFAGILLDITPEISSNGMITLKINPSVTDTVKNVAAESGVRAIPPDLVRRQIASVITVKNDQHAVLGGLITSKTGYNTNKVPLLGDLPLLEHAFKYEEKINKVEELVLIITPHIVKNSKDVSLKDLGYTKLNEK; this is encoded by the coding sequence ATGAGAAAGATAGAGAAAGTAAGGACCAAACTTTTTTTAATTGCAGCATTCATATTTGGTTTTGGTATGAATAATGCTTTAGCAGAAGAAGGATGTTCTTCAAAACTGTTTTCAGTGACGATAGATAGTCAACTGACTATTAGTGATGTAGTAGAAAATCTTGCTGACACATGTGGTTTAACTGTGATCGTGAATGATGATGCTGCAAAAATGAGAATGAATAAAAAGCTTTATTATGTAAAACTTAAAAATAGTACATTAAAAGGTTTTTTAAATACAATCTTAAAAGATAATGATCTTCACTATTCTCTTGTAGGTAATAAACTCAAAATTTCTTATTTGATTACTAAAACTTTTAGAATTCACTATATTTCAGGGCAGAGAAAAGGAATTAGTACAGCAAACGTAACAATTGCCAATCCACAAAGCACTGCGGCAGCTGGTACTGGGGGAACTAGTCAAGGTTCAACTAGTGGTGGGTCAAATGATTCAAGAACTGGAATCTCTATTGAAAGTAACGATGAATTTATGTTCTGGCAAAATGTCGAAAAAGAAGTACAACGTATACTTATAGGTGCATCTGACGGAAGTACTCACTATACTAAAGATGGTGATACATGGGTTGGTCCTGATGGAAAAGTATGGGAATATAACCCAGTTGCACCGATTGTAAATCCAGATGCAGGGATGATTACTGTTACAGGTACTCAAAAACAGATAGATAGAGTTTCACGTTATGTGAAAACATTAAGCGATCAATTAAAATCTCAAGTTTTAATTGATGTAAGAATACTCTCTGTTACATTTGATGACAGTACAACTTCAGGAGTAGATTGGAGCCAACTTTTCACGTTGCAAAATGTGACAGTGAATAGGTTGCTCTTTAATCAGAATAATATTTCCTCAATTGAATATGATGTGACAGACGGGATAACAGATTTTTCATATGCAGATGGTGTAACTCCACAAAATGCAAATGCACTCATTTTAACTGGTAAGACAGATGTAAGTGAAGTTGTAAAATTCCTAGGTACACAAGGTGATGTTAAAGCTATTTCTAGTCCTAGAGTCATGACTTTGAATAATCAACCTGCATTGATCTCAGTTGGACAAGAGATTTTCTATAAGATTAAATCAAGTAGTACAGCAAGTTCAGGTGGAGGGGCAGTAGCAGCAGAAGGTGAAATCGTTGATTCCGTATTTGCAGGTATACTACTTGATATAACACCTGAGATTTCTTCTAATGGAATGATCACGCTTAAAATTAATCCGTCAGTCACAGATACTGTAAAAAATGTTGCTGCAGAGTCTGGTGTACGTGCGATCCCACCTGATTTGGTAAGAAGACAGATTGCATCAGTAATTACAGTGAAAAATGATCAGCATGCTGTATTAGGTGGATTGATCACTTCAAAAACTGGTTACAATACTAATAAAGTTCCGCTATTGGGTGATCTGCCATTGCTAGAGCATGCATTCAAATATGAGGAAAAAATCAATAAAGTTGAAGAACTTGTCTTGATAATCACTCCGCATATTGTGAAGAATAGCAAAGATGTCTCATTAAAAGACCTTGGTTATACAAAATTGAATGAAAAGTAG